The Fusobacterium sp. DD2 genome segment GTAACAGTTATAACAATGGGACCACCTCAAGCAGAAGCTATCTTAAGAGAAGCATATGCAATGGGTGTAGACAGAGCAATACTAGTAACAGATAGAAAATTTGGAGGAGCAGATACTTTAGCAACTTCAAAAACATTAGCAGCTGCACTTAAAAAAGTAGATGCAGACCTAGTAATCGCAGGAAGACAAGCAATTGACGGAGATACTGCACAAGTTGGACCACAAATTGCTGAACACTTAGGATTACCACAAGTATCTTATGTAAAAGAAATGACATATGACGAAAAAGATAACAGCTTAACTATAAAAAGAGTTGTTGAAGATGGATATTACTTAGTAAATGTACAACTTCCAGCTTTAGTTACTGTATTAAGTGAAGCAAATGCTCCAAGATACATGAGAGTAAAAGGAATCATAGAAGCATTTGATAAGCCAATTGAAACTTTCAC includes the following:
- a CDS encoding electron transfer flavoprotein subunit beta/FixA family protein, with the protein product MKIVVCIKQVPDTTEIKLDPVTGTLIRDGVPSIMNPDDKAGLEEALKLKDKYNAHVTVITMGPPQAEAILREAYAMGVDRAILVTDRKFGGADTLATSKTLAAALKKVDADLVIAGRQAIDGDTAQVGPQIAEHLGLPQVSYVKEMTYDEKDNSLTIKRVVEDGYYLVNVQLPALVTVLSEANAPRYMRVKGIIEAFDKPIETFTFDDITINPEEIGLKGSPTKVKKSFTKGAKQAGKVFELGTKEAVELIVEKLKEKFVI